A genomic stretch from Lepisosteus oculatus isolate fLepOcu1 chromosome 7, fLepOcu1.hap2, whole genome shotgun sequence includes:
- the fgf6b gene encoding fibroblast growth factor 6b, producing the protein MGIAQRLLISMSYEANTHWTLPAILLLGHLVGIVSSYPIPNRTDGTLLDKRWETLSSGSILGISGERSELNWERDYLLGIKRVRRLYCNVGIGFHLQILPDGRINGVHNENQYSLLEISTVERGVVSLYGMKSDLFVAMNNKGRLYGTATFQDECKFKEILLPNNYNAYESSVYGGAYIALSKHGRVKRGNKVSPAITVTHFLPRI; encoded by the exons ATGGGCATTGCGCAAAGGCTCCTCATCAGTATGTCCTACGAGGCCAACACTCACTGGACGTTGCCTGCGATTCTTCTCCTGGGACACCTGGTGGGGATTGTGTCATCATATCCGATTCCAAATAGGACTGATGGAACGTTACTGGACAAAAGATGGGAGACTCTGTCCTCCGGCTCCATTCTTGGGATCTCAGGGGAGAGATCAGAACTGAACTGGGAGAGAGACTATTTGCTGGGTATCAAGAGAGTGCGGAGGCTCTACTGCAACGTGGGAATCGGGTTTCACCTTCAGATCCTCCCGGACGGAAGGATAAACGGTGTACATAATGAAAACCAGTACA gTCTGTTAGAAATCTCAACTGTAGAGCGAGGAGTGGTTAGCTTGTATGGGATGAAAAGTGACCTCTTTGTGGCAATGAATAACAAAGGAAGATTGTATGGAACG GCCACTTTCCAAGATGAGTGCAAGTTCAAAGAAATCCTGCTGCCCAATAATTACAATGCCTACGAGTCCTCAGTCTATGGCGGCGCCTACATAGCACTTAGCAAACACGGACGGGTGAAGAGAGGCAACAAGGTCTCGCCAGCGATAACTGTGACGCATTTTCTTCCCAGAATCTGA